In Brachypodium distachyon strain Bd21 chromosome 2, Brachypodium_distachyon_v3.0, whole genome shotgun sequence, one genomic interval encodes:
- the LOC104583132 gene encoding uncharacterized protein LOC104583132: MAKEIGVRRIQCFGDSDLVVQQVSGYWDALDANMALYRFHVQKISSHFEGCEFHHIPRAENEAADTLSKLGSTRQAIPTGEVIEHLRKPSMKPSPESESIFIPASSEADVTPMDIDNGNGSVEPMEIDEPDEPIFTTRLVSVWVQPIMSYLKDGSLPEEELSARQIQRRAKAYTIINDELYKRSVTNVLQRCVEPEEGQEILRDIHQGERKWAKISDMVFTSQVHYKKQKT, encoded by the exons ATGGCGAAAGAAATTGGAGTCCGCCGGATTCAGtgctttggtgattccgaCCTGGTCGTCCAACAAGTTTCTGGTtattgggatgcattggatgccaacatGGCATTATACCGTTTCCATGTCCAGAAGATCAGTAGCCATTTTGAAGGGTGTGAATTTCATCATATACCTCGGGCGGAAAATGAAGCAGCCGACACATTGTCGAAACTTGGCTCGACACGACAGGCTATTCCAACTGGGGAGGTGATAGAGCATTTACGCAAACCGTCCATGAAACCCTCACCAGAATCAGAGTCGATATTTATCCCGGCGAGCTCAGAAGCCGACGTCACtcccatggacattgacaATGGCAATGGTTCCG ttgagccaatggagatagacgagCCGGATGAGCCAATCTTCACCACTCGTCTTGTGTCGGTTTGGGtgcaaccgataatgtcttacctcaaagatgggagtctcccggaagaggaaCTGTCGGCAAGACAAATCCAGAGAAGAGCAAAAgcgtacaccatcatcaatgacGAGCTTTACAAGAGGAGCGTCACTAACGTCCTACAGCGGTGCGTCGAGCCggaggaaggacaagaaatacTTCGGGATATTCATCAAGGAGAACGCAAGTGGGCAAAGATTTCCGACATGGTTTTTACTAGCCAAGTGCACTAcaagaagcagaagacataG
- the LOC100842640 gene encoding scarecrow-like protein 32, protein MEQELRSGGPALPRPHSGSGGSICFSGAAALVDGPRIQQLLLHCAAALESKDVTLAQQAMWVLNNIVGSSQGDTPNSRLTSALLRGLVARACRTCVSPGSSAEAAAGPGRSRAGGNGISATELAEYVDLTPWHRFGFTASNGAILRAAAGRPALHVVDLSVTHCMQWPTLIDALSKRAGGPPALRISVPRARPAVPPLLAASDAALLGPRLANFAKSRGVRLDFHVIDVKNAELASVLSDREALELRDGEALVVNCHSWLRHVAPGRRDGLLDAVRALEPCLVTVTDEDADLDSPSLASRIAGCLEFHWILFDALDTCAPRDSTRRAEQEAALAQKIESVVAGDDGGGAAAERSECGARLSERMRRRGFDGVGFGEEVAAEVRRLLGEHANGWGVKTEEDMMVLTWKGHGAVFTTAWAPS, encoded by the coding sequence ATGGAGCAGGAGCTGAGGAGCGGCGGTCCGGCGCTGCCGAGGCCgcacagcggcagcggcggctccaTCTGCTtctccggcgcggcggcgctggtggaCGGGCCCCGGatccagcagctgctgctccacTGCGCGGCGGCCCTGGAGTCCAAGGACGTGACGCTGGCGCAGCAGGCCATGTGGGTGCTCAACAACATCGTGGGCTCCTCCCAGGGCGACACCCCCAACAGCCGCCTCACCTCGGCCCTCCTCCGCGGCCTCGTCGCGCGGGCCTGCCGCACCTGCGTCTCCCCGGGCTCCtccgccgaggccgccgctgGGCCGGGCCGATCACGGGCCGGCGGCAACGGCATTTCCGCGACGGAGCTGGCCGAGTACGTGGACCTGACCCCGTGGCACCGGTTCGGCTTCACGGCCTCCAACGGCGCCATCCtgcgggccgccgccggccggccggcgctgcACGTCGTGGACCTCAGCGTCACCCACTGCATGCAGTGGCCCACGCTCATCGACGCGCTCTCCAAGCGGGCCGGCGGCCCACCGGCCCTCCGCATCTCCGTCCCGCGAGCCCGGCCCGCCGTCCctcccctcctcgccgcgtccgacgcggcgctcctcggcCCACGCCTCGCCAACTTCGCCAAGTCCAGAGGCGTCCGCCTCGACTTCCACGTCATCGACGTCAAGAACGCCGAGCTGGCGTCCGTGCTGTCGGACAGGGAAGCCCTGGAGCTGCGGGACGGGGAAGCGCTCGTGGTGAACTGCCACAGCTGGCTCCGTCACGTGGCGCCGGGGCGCAGGGACGGgctcctggacgccgtccgggcgCTGGAGCCGTGCCTGGTGACGGTCACCGACGAGGACGCTGACCTGGACTCGCCGAGCCTGGCGTCGCGCATCGCGGGGTGCCTGGAGTTCCACTGGATCCTCTTCGACGCGCTGGACACGTGCGCGCCAAGGGACAGCACCCGGCGCGcggagcaggaggcggcgctggcgcaGAAGATCGAGAGCGTCGTCGCCGGGGACGATggcggtggcgcggcggcCGAGCGGTCGGAGTGCGGCGCGAGGCTGTCGGAGCGGATGCGGCGGAGAGGGTTCGATGGCGTCGGGTTTGGCGAGGAGGTCGCGGCGGAGGTAAGGCGGCTGCTTGGTGAGCACGCCAATGGGTGGGGCGTGAAGACGGAGGAGGACATGATGGTGCTCACGTGGAAAGGGCATGGCGCCGTGTTCACCACTGCTTGGGCGCccagctag
- the LOC100842329 gene encoding uncharacterized protein LOC100842329, which yields MADSTGNQPPATDRRLQSLASRVSIALAAVSTIFLLYLLRHASTSSCFPAPLTLTLSLAPFPRTSCDAASRRILRPDRRLAKLRSSSRWRRRSKALSSSAFPRLRDLRLLAGSSRVLCLAAGAGNAVDALHAAGVADVTGIDLVDFPPLVRRADPHRLPFSDGAFDLVFSDDPAGFTGALFPSRFASEAERAVRPGGAIALAVERHLDPAAVAVLFRRSRAVEIRDVTLDGSQVRILIFQTNGTTLKPH from the coding sequence ATGGCCGATTCCACCGGAAACCAGCCACCGGCGACGGACCGGCGACTCCAGAGCCTGGCCAGCCGCGTCTCCATCGCACTTGCCGCCGTGTCCACGATCTTCCTCCTCTACCTCCTCCGCcacgcctccacctcctcctgcttCCCCGCGCCCCTCACCCTCACCCTCTCGCTCGCTCCGTTTCCCCGCACCTCATGCGACGCCGCGTCCCGCCGAATCCTCCGCCCGGACCGCCGCCTCGCTAAGCTCCGCTCCTCCTCTcgctggcgccgccgctccaaGGCCCTGTCCTCCTCTGCCTTCCCCCGGCTCCGCGACCTCCGACTCCTCGCCGGATCCTCCCGCGTCCTCTGCCTCGCCGCGGGGGCCGGCAACGCCGTCGACGCGCTCCACGCCGCGGGGGTCGCCGACGTCACCGGGATCGACCTCGTCGACTTCCCGCCGCTCGTCCGTCGCGCCGACCCGCATCGCCTCCCCTTCTCCGACGGCGCATTCGacctcgtcttctccgacgACCCGGCGGGGTTCACCGGCGCGCTCTTCCCGTCTCGATTCGCCTCCGAGGCCGAGCGCGCTGTCCGCCCAGGCGGTGCCATCGCGCTCGCCGTCGAACGGCACTTggaccccgccgccgtcgctgtGCTGTTCAGAAGGTCGCGCGCCGTGGAAATCAGGGATGTCACCTTGGATGGCTCCCAGGTCAGGATTCTAATCTTTCAGACTAACGGCACTACCCTGAAGCCGCACTGA
- the LOC100841725 gene encoding probable indole-3-acetic acid-amido synthetase GH3.4, whose product MPEAPPTAPMPEAASASWDWEDAHRKTLDLIEHLTTYPAETQQLVLKEILQQNAPAEYLRRIVGVSGASPGAAEDFRRLAPLVTYEDILPFVTRIANGDSSPILSGRPIREFLTSSGTSGGERKLMPSIAEEMERRSLLYSLLMPVMSQAVPGLDKGKAMYLYFVKAESRTPGGLPARPVLTSYYKSRHFRERAHDPFTVHTSPDEAILCVDAHQSMYAQLLCGLVHRADVLRVGAVFASGFLRAIDFLRQHWPRLCHDIRTGAVDAGVITDRAVRGAVERVLRAPDPALADAVEDACAGASWQGIIRKVWPNTKYIDVIVTGAMAQYIPTLEHYGGGLPLACTMYASSECYFGLNLNPICDPAEVAYTLIPTMCFFEFLPVQSNAETGEEPDHRDLVGLADVKLGHEYELVVTTYSGLYRYRVGDVLRVAGFKNAAPSFNFVRRKNVALSIDADKTDEAELHAAVSAAVQHLEPFGASLVEYTSYADTAGTSPGHYVLFWELRLRASGTPTPMPVPASVFEDCCLAMEESLNSVYRQCRVADRSVGPLEIRVVAAGTFDKLMDYALSRGASINQYKAPRCVRPGPVVELLDGRVEERYFSPKCPKWNPGNKQWAAATNNNAKTMSNTS is encoded by the exons ATGCCGGAAGCGCCGCCAACGGCGCCGATGCCAGAGGCGGCATCGGCGTCCTGGGACTGGGAGGACGCGCACCGCAAGACGCTGGACCTGATCGAGCACCTGACGACGTACCCGGCGGAGACGCAGCAGCTCGTGCTGAAGGAGATCCTGCAGCAGAACGCGCCGGCCGAGTACCTGCGCCGCATCGTGGGCGTGTCCGGCGCCtcgcccggcgccgccgaggactTCCGCCGCCTGGCCCCGCTCGTCACCTACGAGGACATCCTCCCCTTCGTCACCCGCATCGCCAACGGCGACTCCTCCCCCATCCTCTCCGGCAGGCCCATCCGCGAGTTCCTCACCAG CTCGGGGACGTCGGGAGGGGAGAGGAAGCTGATGCCGAGCATCGCGGAGGAGAtggagcggcggagcctgcTGTACAGCCTGCTGATGCCGGTGATGAGCCAGGCGGTGCCGGGGCTGGACAAGGGCAAGGCCATGTACCTCTACTTCGTCAAGGCGGAGTCGCGCACCCCGGGCGGCCTGCCCGCGCGCCCCGTGCTCACCAGCTACTACAAGAGCCGCCATTTCCGGGAGCGCGCCCACGACCCTTTTACGGTGCACACGAGCCCCGACGAGGCCATCCTGTGCGTGGACGCGCACCAGAGCATGTACGCGCAGCTGCTCTGCGGCCTCGTGCACCGCGCCGACGTGCTCCGCGTGGGCGCCGTCTTCGCGTCCGGGTTCCTACGCGCCATCGACTTCCTCCGCCAGCACTGGCCGCGGCTGTGCCATGACATCCGGACCGGCGCCGTGGACGCCGGGGTCATCACGGACCGTGCCGTGCGCGGCGCGGTGGAGCGCGTGCTCCGGGCGCCGGACCCGGCGTTGGCCGACGCCGTGGAGGACGCCTGCGCGGGCGCGTCGTGGCAGGGGATCATACGGAAGGTGTGGCCCAACACCAAGTACATCGATGTCATCGTCACGGGCGCCATGGCGCAGTACATCCCCACCCTGGAGCACTACGGCGGGGGTTTGCCGTTGGCGTGCACCATGTACGCCTCTTCCGAGTGTTATTTTGGGTTGAACCTGAACCCGATCTGCGACCCCGCCGAGGTCGCCTACACGCTCATCCCCACAATGTGCTTCTTTGAGTTCCTCCCCGTCCAATCCAACGCAGAGACCGGCGAAGAGCCTGACCACCGCGACCTGGTCGGCCTAGCCGACGTCAAGCTCGGCCACGAGTACGAGCTCGTCGTCACCACTTACTCCG GGCTGTATCGTTATCGTGTGGGCGACGTGCTGCGGGTGGCGGGGTTCAAGAACGCGGCGCCGAGTTTCAACTTCGTGCGGCGCAAGAACGTGGCGCTGAGCATCGACGCTGACAAGACGGACGAGGCGGAGCTGCACGCGGCCGTGAGCGCCGCCGTGCAGCACCTGGAGCCGTTCGGGGCGTCTTTAGTGGAGTACACGAGCTACGCGGACACGGCGGGGACATCCCCTGGCCACTACGTGCTCTTCTGGGAGCTCCGGCTCCGCGCCTCCgggacgccgacgccgatgccGGTCCCGGCATCGGTGTTCGAGGACTGCTGCCTGGCCATGGAGGAGTCGCTCAACAGCGTCTACAGGCAGTGCCGCGTCGCCGACCGCTCTGTCGGCCCTCTCGAGATCCGCGTCGTGGCGGCGGGGACCTTCGACAAGCTCATGGACTACGCGCTCAGCCGTGGCGCTTCCATTAACCAGTACAAGGCGCCGCGCTGCGTGCGCCCGGGGCCCGTCGTGGAGCTTCTGGACGGCAGGGTTGAAGAGAGGTACTTCAGCCCCAAATGCCCCAAGTGGAACCCCGGGAACAAGCAGtgggccgccgccaccaacaACAACGCCAAGACGATGAGCAACACCAGTTAA